The following proteins are encoded in a genomic region of Paenibacillus sp. FSL R7-0273:
- a CDS encoding carbohydrate binding domain-containing protein — MKKNISAALAAVVLATGLLSPMGGGALSAAAAPPEATVQQPAAANKLKAFTDLGADHWAARSLQRWSEIGVMSGYGDGTIRPNQQITRAEFAVIINRLFHYKKEASALPADAAGNRWFTSDIAKAVAAGYLSADADNRIHPSARLTRGEAALALQKVFRLEAGKQPVAYTDLPAAGSELTEAVTALTAAGYLQGYPGGLFKPEGAITRAELARIADLMIAGLVTSPGEAALGKVKGNVVLSSADILLQNTEIEGNLYLTEGIAEGNATLDRVTVKGMTSIRGGGAHSVSLQNSSLEKVEVAKPAGSIRLYATGSTATGTVQLVSGAVLEEGALTGEGFTDVEIGSKVKEASLKGDFNTVSTADSTTGSLTLGLSGKLAKLNWSTPGRIILADNARIAELLLSVNASGTVIQGSGSFGKVTNNADGVTSGGVAVAKGSSSELKAAAATPAPVNGGSSIAPPAPTATPTPAADLWTMVWSDEFNDGVIDPGKWTYDLGDGTAVGNPGWGNNELEWYTNDEKNVKEADGNLVITAHKESVNGKDYTSSRIKTKGLFSKKYGKFEIRAKAPTGKGMWPAIWMLPENYEYGNWAASGEIDIMEGWGSRPDTVAGTIHYGGFWPDNVYSGKEYVFPDNGTIADYHTYSLEWEPGELRWYVDGVLFQTKNDWYSISVGQPANNAYPAPFNQEFHLLMNLAVGGNFDGNPTPDTVFPQSMSVDYVRVYELTGREYREPVPVTIAKEPYLEGSLAPAEDGNFIHNSGFTEQKEGDAGMGIPNTAHWVLYKEAGAAAEASLEPVGGQNFLKVDISSAGGNAYSIQPQAIVSLAKGRFYKLSFDAKTDTERSINVRLTGGESRGFQAYSPGLKAELTGTMTHYETVFQMKENSDIAARVEFNLGTNTSPVWLGNARLTEIDSIPFEHDSAKTPLGSGNHLYNGTFDLGGVDRLGFWHTAASGGAEVSSAVDGNGHLQLQITGSGAAGADVQLLQKGIYLVNGQNYKLTFDAKASSARAAVIELLGKDGTVYASKEVQLAAGAQEISAEFKGLAGATDHEGQFILRLGGALGTVQLDNFVLLRTSTYYDPSLVYYPLVNGDFNFGFSSWERLLTEQGGQSTAAVTDGAAKFSITNTGSQNYSVMLFQNGLKASAGAEYVIEFDAKSTVARKIGVNVENASYSASFTKLVEVTPEGGHYRYEFRQGIKDTLSLKFLLGKVDGVSIPGAHDVIIDNVKFEIKGAPAKPQELLADGSNNRTGQPIELQFTDNETWRSKIQAVKVNEAALTPAQYSIGPGVITINAAAFPAEGSYAITVEAEGYVSAAVTQVILAGGSNLVVNGSFASGTTGWSTWSGEGGAAVLSAVDGTANIDISSAGSQTWANQLYQEGIQLQAGKSYELSFKAKSTVPRQIIVEYSGTSAASQQAKFDVTATWATYSAQFTVADNSPLKLNYLIGATAGTDKTANSTAHILSLDDILITEVTSSTPAEPASGTLDNGTFDAAKGLAGWTQYFDGTGSAQALNGELAVNLNGTGNASFSAQVDYADLKLEQGKAYKLTFQARSDIERLIEVAVEHKGGDYTKYLPAESVALTSEMKEYSYTFIMSGGTDSLVHVVFLMGLITGNSQATNMNISAGNQIVIDNVTLVEVL; from the coding sequence ATGAAAAAGAATATTTCGGCGGCACTTGCTGCCGTTGTATTAGCGACAGGCCTGCTGTCGCCAATGGGAGGCGGGGCCTTGTCAGCCGCAGCTGCCCCGCCGGAAGCTACAGTACAGCAGCCAGCCGCAGCTAATAAATTGAAAGCGTTTACTGATTTGGGGGCGGATCACTGGGCAGCCCGCTCGCTGCAGCGCTGGAGTGAGATTGGCGTGATGAGCGGATACGGGGATGGAACCATCCGGCCGAATCAGCAGATTACAAGGGCAGAGTTCGCAGTGATCATAAACCGCCTATTCCATTACAAAAAGGAGGCATCCGCACTGCCTGCCGACGCAGCAGGCAACCGCTGGTTTACAAGTGACATTGCCAAGGCGGTTGCCGCCGGCTATCTGAGTGCGGACGCGGACAACCGGATTCATCCTTCTGCAAGGCTGACCCGGGGTGAGGCTGCTCTTGCGCTGCAGAAAGTTTTCCGGCTGGAAGCAGGCAAGCAGCCTGTGGCGTATACGGACCTGCCGGCAGCCGGCAGCGAGCTGACGGAAGCCGTAACGGCGCTTACTGCTGCAGGCTATCTTCAGGGCTATCCCGGCGGGTTATTCAAGCCGGAGGGAGCCATTACCCGGGCTGAGCTGGCCCGGATCGCAGACCTGATGATAGCAGGGCTGGTTACTTCACCGGGAGAGGCTGCTTTGGGAAAGGTGAAGGGGAACGTTGTGCTCAGCAGCGCGGATATTCTTTTGCAGAACACTGAAATTGAAGGCAATCTCTACCTCACTGAGGGCATTGCTGAAGGGAATGCCACACTGGACCGAGTGACTGTAAAGGGAATGACCTCCATCCGCGGCGGCGGGGCACATTCCGTAAGCCTGCAGAACAGCAGCCTTGAAAAAGTGGAAGTAGCAAAACCTGCCGGCAGCATCCGTCTGTATGCCACCGGCAGCACAGCAACAGGAACCGTGCAGTTGGTCTCCGGAGCAGTGCTGGAGGAAGGAGCACTCACCGGAGAGGGCTTCACGGATGTCGAGATCGGCTCAAAGGTCAAAGAGGCCAGCCTGAAGGGGGATTTCAATACAGTCAGCACGGCAGATAGCACAACGGGCAGCCTGACGCTCGGGCTCTCGGGCAAGCTGGCTAAGCTTAACTGGAGTACGCCGGGCCGGATTATACTGGCAGACAATGCCCGGATAGCGGAGCTGCTGCTCTCCGTTAACGCTTCAGGGACAGTCATTCAGGGAAGCGGCAGCTTCGGTAAGGTGACCAATAATGCCGATGGCGTTACTAGCGGCGGAGTTGCTGTCGCCAAAGGCAGCAGCAGCGAACTGAAGGCTGCGGCGGCCACCCCGGCGCCGGTAAACGGCGGCTCCTCCATTGCTCCCCCGGCACCGACGGCCACCCCAACCCCGGCTGCAGATTTGTGGACGATGGTCTGGAGTGATGAGTTCAACGACGGTGTCATTGATCCCGGGAAGTGGACCTATGATCTGGGCGACGGTACTGCAGTCGGTAATCCCGGCTGGGGAAACAACGAGCTGGAATGGTACACAAACGATGAGAAGAATGTAAAAGAAGCAGACGGAAATCTGGTCATTACTGCACATAAGGAGTCTGTTAACGGCAAGGATTATACCTCCTCGCGGATCAAGACCAAGGGGCTGTTCAGCAAGAAATACGGCAAATTCGAGATCCGGGCGAAAGCCCCGACCGGCAAAGGCATGTGGCCGGCAATCTGGATGCTGCCGGAAAACTATGAGTATGGCAACTGGGCCGCTTCCGGTGAGATTGATATTATGGAGGGCTGGGGCAGCCGGCCGGACACCGTTGCCGGTACTATTCATTACGGCGGCTTCTGGCCGGATAATGTATATTCCGGCAAAGAATATGTTTTCCCGGATAACGGAACCATCGCCGACTATCATACCTATTCCCTTGAATGGGAGCCGGGAGAGCTCCGCTGGTACGTGGACGGCGTATTGTTCCAGACCAAAAATGACTGGTACAGCATCAGCGTCGGCCAGCCGGCGAACAATGCCTATCCGGCTCCGTTTAACCAGGAGTTCCATCTCCTGATGAATCTGGCCGTAGGCGGCAACTTTGACGGCAATCCGACTCCGGATACGGTGTTCCCGCAGTCGATGTCAGTCGATTATGTGCGTGTATATGAGCTGACCGGCCGTGAATACCGCGAGCCGGTGCCGGTTACGATTGCGAAGGAGCCTTACCTGGAAGGCTCGCTTGCCCCGGCAGAAGACGGAAACTTTATTCACAACAGCGGCTTTACTGAGCAGAAGGAAGGGGATGCCGGCATGGGCATTCCGAATACAGCGCATTGGGTATTGTACAAGGAAGCGGGAGCTGCCGCAGAAGCGAGCCTTGAACCGGTCGGCGGTCAAAATTTCCTGAAGGTGGATATCAGCAGCGCCGGCGGAAATGCTTACTCCATCCAGCCGCAGGCTATTGTATCGCTGGCTAAAGGCAGGTTCTACAAGCTCAGCTTTGACGCCAAAACGGACACGGAGCGGAGCATTAATGTCAGACTGACAGGCGGGGAGTCACGCGGGTTTCAGGCGTACTCGCCCGGGCTCAAGGCCGAGCTGACCGGGACAATGACGCATTATGAAACGGTGTTCCAGATGAAGGAGAATTCGGATATTGCAGCACGGGTTGAATTTAACCTGGGTACGAATACATCTCCGGTATGGCTGGGCAATGCACGCCTTACGGAGATTGACAGCATTCCGTTTGAGCATGACAGCGCCAAAACGCCGCTGGGCAGCGGCAACCATCTGTACAACGGCACCTTTGACCTCGGCGGAGTTGACCGTCTGGGCTTCTGGCATACCGCAGCATCCGGCGGGGCGGAAGTAAGCAGCGCCGTGGACGGCAACGGGCATCTGCAGCTGCAGATTACGGGCAGCGGAGCAGCAGGAGCCGATGTTCAGCTGCTGCAGAAAGGCATTTACCTGGTGAACGGCCAGAATTACAAGCTGACCTTTGACGCGAAGGCATCTTCGGCAAGGGCAGCCGTAATCGAGCTGCTGGGCAAAGACGGCACAGTGTATGCATCCAAGGAAGTGCAGCTTGCGGCAGGAGCGCAGGAGATCAGTGCCGAATTCAAGGGACTGGCCGGAGCTACCGACCATGAGGGCCAGTTTATCCTCCGGCTCGGCGGCGCATTAGGCACCGTACAGCTGGATAATTTCGTGCTGCTGCGGACCAGCACCTATTATGATCCGTCACTGGTCTACTATCCGCTGGTGAACGGGGATTTCAACTTCGGCTTTAGCAGCTGGGAGCGCCTGCTGACAGAGCAGGGCGGACAAAGCACGGCTGCGGTAACAGACGGTGCAGCCAAATTCAGCATTACTAATACGGGCAGCCAGAACTACTCAGTCATGCTGTTCCAGAACGGGCTGAAGGCATCCGCCGGAGCGGAATACGTCATTGAGTTTGATGCCAAATCAACGGTTGCCCGTAAGATCGGCGTTAACGTAGAGAATGCGTCATATTCAGCTTCCTTCACGAAGCTCGTTGAGGTGACACCGGAAGGCGGCCATTACAGATACGAGTTCCGCCAGGGCATTAAGGATACACTGTCGCTGAAATTCCTCCTGGGCAAGGTAGATGGTGTCAGTATTCCGGGTGCACATGATGTCATTATTGATAATGTGAAATTTGAAATCAAAGGTGCCCCGGCCAAGCCGCAGGAGCTGCTTGCTGACGGCAGCAATAACCGCACGGGACAGCCGATTGAGCTTCAATTTACAGACAATGAGACCTGGCGCAGCAAAATTCAGGCCGTTAAAGTGAATGAAGCAGCACTTACCCCGGCGCAATACAGTATTGGGCCTGGCGTGATTACGATTAATGCTGCAGCTTTCCCGGCAGAAGGCAGCTATGCCATTACGGTAGAAGCGGAAGGTTATGTCTCTGCGGCGGTCACCCAGGTAATTCTGGCCGGAGGCAGCAATCTGGTGGTGAACGGCTCGTTCGCCAGCGGAACTACCGGCTGGAGCACATGGTCCGGTGAAGGCGGAGCAGCAGTGTTAAGTGCAGTGGACGGTACTGCGAATATAGACATCAGCTCGGCCGGCAGCCAGACCTGGGCTAACCAGTTATACCAGGAAGGCATCCAGCTGCAGGCCGGCAAATCCTATGAGCTCAGCTTCAAGGCCAAATCGACCGTACCCCGGCAGATTATCGTGGAATACAGCGGAACCTCCGCTGCTTCCCAGCAGGCAAAATTCGATGTTACTGCCACCTGGGCGACCTACAGTGCGCAGTTTACCGTCGCTGACAATAGCCCCCTGAAGCTGAATTATCTGATCGGCGCCACTGCGGGCACAGATAAAACAGCCAACAGCACTGCGCATATCCTGTCTCTGGACGATATCTTGATTACCGAAGTGACCAGCAGCACACCGGCTGAGCCTGCAAGCGGCACTCTGGACAACGGAACCTTTGATGCCGCGAAGGGGCTGGCGGGCTGGACGCAGTATTTTGACGGAACCGGCTCTGCCCAGGCTTTGAACGGGGAGCTGGCCGTCAATCTGAACGGAACAGGCAACGCAAGCTTCAGTGCACAGGTAGATTACGCTGATCTGAAGCTGGAGCAGGGTAAAGCCTATAAGCTGACCTTTCAGGCCCGCTCCGATATAGAGCGGCTGATTGAAGTGGCTGTCGAGCATAAAGGCGGGGATTATACAAAGTATCTGCCTGCGGAGAGTGTCGCTTTGACCAGTGAAATGAAGGAATACAGCTATACCTTCATTATGAGCGGCGGAACGGACAGCTTGGTGCATGTGGTGTTCCTGATGGGGCTGATTACGGGCAACAGCCAGGCAACGAACATGAATATCAGCGCCGGCAATCAGATTGTGATTGATAATGTAACGCTCGTTGAAGTGCTGTAG
- a CDS encoding LacI family DNA-binding transcriptional regulator, which yields MNIKKIAEMAGVSVSTVSKIMNNYNDVSEKTKQRVLEIIEQTGYSPSNSAKTLATKRSNLIGVIFAGELNVEITHPFFVEVLNSFKKQMGVLGYDLIFFSNEKFVSGGDYYSRCVHFHVDGCVIISGEKMETAISDLDMSSIPCIGVDLELKGKRSGYVMSDNYQIASKVVEHLYLLGHRELGFIGSKGDSGISSQREAGYIKAIESFGLTHNPDWFIHGDDFFEPSGYTAMQRLIEGGSLPKAVFAASDLLALGAIRALKEQGLRIPEDVAVIGCDDIEACKYTSPTLTTIRQNKERLGVLAAHMLFDLINNQSEGGSFVVEPALIVRESCGSSLRG from the coding sequence GTGAATATTAAAAAAATTGCCGAAATGGCCGGAGTCTCTGTATCCACTGTTTCGAAAATCATGAATAATTACAACGATGTTTCCGAAAAGACAAAGCAGCGGGTGCTGGAAATCATTGAGCAAACGGGCTACTCCCCTTCGAATTCTGCCAAAACATTGGCCACCAAAAGGTCCAATCTGATCGGAGTCATCTTTGCCGGTGAGCTCAATGTGGAGATTACACATCCGTTTTTTGTCGAGGTGCTGAACTCCTTCAAAAAACAGATGGGCGTGCTCGGCTACGACCTGATCTTCTTTTCCAACGAAAAATTTGTCAGCGGCGGTGATTATTACTCCCGGTGTGTCCATTTTCATGTAGACGGCTGTGTCATTATTTCCGGAGAAAAAATGGAGACGGCCATCAGCGACCTGGATATGAGTAGCATTCCCTGCATCGGTGTCGATCTGGAGCTTAAAGGCAAGCGGTCAGGCTACGTAATGTCGGATAATTATCAGATTGCTTCCAAAGTCGTGGAGCATCTCTATCTGCTCGGGCACAGGGAGCTTGGCTTCATCGGCAGCAAGGGTGATTCCGGCATTTCCAGCCAGCGTGAGGCGGGCTATATTAAGGCGATTGAAAGCTTTGGCCTAACCCACAATCCGGACTGGTTCATTCATGGTGATGACTTCTTCGAGCCGAGCGGCTATACGGCCATGCAGCGGTTGATTGAGGGCGGCAGCCTGCCTAAGGCGGTGTTTGCTGCCTCCGATCTGCTGGCCCTCGGAGCTATCCGGGCCTTGAAGGAGCAGGGTCTGCGGATTCCTGAGGATGTGGCCGTCATCGGCTGTGATGACATCGAAGCCTGCAAATACACCAGCCCTACACTGACCACCATCCGCCAAAACAAGGAACGTCTCGGCGTGCTCGCCGCTCATATGCTGTTCGACCTCATCAACAATCAGTCCGAGGGCGGCTCCTTCGTTGTCGAGCCCGCGCTGATTGTCCGCGAATCCTGCGGCAGCAGCCTGCGGGGCTGA
- a CDS encoding ketoacyl-ACP synthase III: MKGAKITAIGSYVPVRRLTNSDLEQMVDTNDEWIVQRTGIRERRISREDEHTSDLCVAAVRNLLTRYGKSAADIDMVIVATSTADFSFPSVASIIQHRLGIPLTAGAVDLSAACAGFVYGLHTAHAYVASGLHRKVLVVGADALSKITDYSDRSTCILFGDGAGAVLVETDEQQDRFLGHYLGSDGSGAHHVYRTGLSRTVNGVDLGDSGKLVQNGREVFKWAVRTVPHGVQQVLEHAGATLEQVDWFIPHSANLRIIEPVCERLSYPLEQALYSLEYFGNTSAASIPLALDLGIREGKVQSGQRVLLYGFGAGLAHAGILTELQLDEQVAPPEVL, from the coding sequence ATGAAGGGTGCAAAAATTACAGCCATCGGATCGTATGTCCCGGTCCGCAGATTGACCAATAGCGATTTGGAGCAAATGGTAGACACAAACGATGAATGGATTGTGCAGCGTACAGGGATCCGGGAGCGCAGAATCAGCCGTGAAGATGAGCACACCAGTGATCTGTGTGTTGCTGCAGTCCGGAATCTGCTGACCCGTTACGGTAAATCTGCAGCGGATATTGATATGGTGATTGTGGCTACCAGCACCGCCGATTTTTCTTTTCCCTCAGTAGCCTCCATCATCCAGCACCGGCTCGGTATTCCGCTGACGGCAGGGGCGGTTGATTTGAGTGCGGCCTGTGCGGGGTTTGTGTATGGACTGCATACCGCGCATGCGTATGTGGCATCAGGACTGCACCGTAAGGTGCTGGTTGTCGGAGCGGATGCCCTATCCAAAATTACTGATTACAGTGACCGCAGCACCTGTATCCTGTTCGGTGACGGGGCCGGGGCAGTGCTTGTAGAAACAGATGAGCAGCAGGACCGCTTTCTCGGCCATTATCTTGGCAGTGACGGCAGCGGCGCGCATCATGTCTATCGTACCGGACTGTCACGTACGGTGAATGGTGTAGATCTGGGCGATTCAGGCAAGCTTGTGCAAAACGGCCGCGAGGTGTTCAAATGGGCTGTCCGCACCGTTCCGCATGGCGTGCAGCAGGTGCTGGAGCATGCCGGAGCAACGCTGGAGCAGGTAGACTGGTTCATTCCGCACAGCGCCAATCTGCGGATCATTGAACCGGTTTGTGAGCGGCTGAGCTATCCGCTGGAGCAGGCTTTATACAGTCTTGAATATTTCGGCAATACCTCTGCCGCGAGTATTCCGCTTGCGCTTGATCTCGGAATCCGTGAGGGGAAGGTGCAGAGCGGCCAGCGCGTTCTGCTCTACGGCTTCGGGGCCGGACTGGCGCATGCCGGTATTTTGACCGAGCTGCAGTTGGATGAACAGGTGGCGCCGCCGGAGGTTTTGTAG
- a CDS encoding MFS transporter: MFWINDYCRNCTGSDIFILFLLPCVADRTDPEERSVTIGISQTVNRVGQLLSPIVFGIFSQNLGVNSSFYLGGALLLLISVAVVFLLLLGSKKENLQNEHSVEL; this comes from the coding sequence ATGTTCTGGATTAATGATTATTGCCGGAATTGTACAGGTAGCGATATATTCATATTGTTTTTATTACCATGCGTTGCGGACCGTACAGATCCTGAGGAGAGATCCGTAACTATTGGCATAAGCCAGACAGTGAACCGCGTTGGACAGTTGCTTAGCCCGATTGTTTTCGGCATCTTTTCACAGAATTTAGGCGTTAACTCTTCATTCTATTTAGGAGGTGCTCTTCTGCTGCTCATCTCTGTAGCCGTTGTTTTTTTACTGCTGCTTGGAAGCAAAAAGGAGAATTTACAGAATGAACACAGTGTTGAGCTATAG
- a CDS encoding glycoside hydrolase family 28 protein — protein sequence MYNIADYGALRDSGTAATEAIAAAVAAANRAGGGTVYVPAGTFHTGAVRLSSNIELHLSPGSVLSFSTDPADYPAVEARWEGVGRQVHSPCIYAEDAVNVSITGSGTLQGNGAPWWYKHREKPEELAYPRPTLIGLNRCSRITVKDVTLLNSPSWTVNPIVCSNVTIDNVYILNPADSPNTDGINPESCSGVRISNCHIDVGDDCIAIKAGTEDTAERIPCENISITNCTMVHGHGAVVLGSEMSGDIRNVTISNCVFKETDRGIRMKSRRGRGGTIEDIRVSNIVMDGVICPFTMNLYYFCGPRGKEKYVWDKQPYPVTAETPCFRRIHFANITARNVHAAAGFLYGLAEQYVSDISFTDVDISMAEDAVPGQPDMMAGLADMSRRGFFLGNVRDVRFQQVTVENHEGPAFYIENGEDVEVLNCRSRNTAKPEKLVEQVEAVQAEA from the coding sequence GTGTACAACATAGCAGATTACGGCGCGCTGCGGGACAGCGGTACGGCGGCGACTGAAGCTATCGCCGCTGCGGTTGCAGCCGCCAACCGGGCTGGAGGAGGGACAGTCTATGTTCCCGCAGGAACCTTCCATACCGGAGCTGTAAGGCTTAGCAGCAACATTGAGCTGCATCTGAGTCCCGGATCGGTGCTGAGCTTCAGCACCGATCCGGCGGACTACCCGGCGGTGGAAGCCCGCTGGGAAGGCGTGGGACGCCAGGTGCATTCCCCCTGTATTTACGCAGAGGATGCGGTGAATGTATCCATTACCGGGAGCGGAACGCTGCAGGGGAACGGGGCGCCCTGGTGGTATAAGCACAGGGAGAAGCCCGAAGAGCTGGCGTATCCGCGTCCCACACTAATCGGCCTGAACCGGTGCAGCCGGATAACGGTGAAGGATGTGACCCTGCTCAATTCACCGAGCTGGACGGTCAATCCGATTGTCTGCAGCAATGTGACGATCGACAATGTGTATATTCTGAATCCGGCGGATTCACCGAATACGGACGGGATTAATCCGGAGTCCTGCTCCGGGGTGCGGATCAGCAACTGCCATATTGATGTTGGCGATGATTGCATCGCCATTAAGGCGGGAACCGAGGATACAGCCGAGCGCATCCCCTGTGAAAATATCTCAATCACGAACTGCACCATGGTGCACGGGCATGGGGCGGTCGTGCTGGGCAGTGAAATGAGCGGAGATATCCGCAATGTGACGATCAGCAATTGTGTGTTCAAGGAGACTGACCGCGGCATCCGTATGAAGTCACGGCGCGGGCGCGGCGGAACCATTGAGGATATCCGGGTCAGCAATATCGTGATGGATGGCGTTATCTGCCCGTTTACGATGAATCTGTACTATTTCTGCGGACCGAGGGGCAAAGAGAAATATGTCTGGGATAAACAGCCTTATCCGGTGACGGCAGAGACGCCGTGCTTCCGACGGATTCATTTTGCCAATATTACCGCCCGTAATGTTCACGCTGCTGCAGGCTTCCTGTATGGACTGGCCGAGCAGTATGTTTCGGATATCAGCTTCACTGACGTCGATATTTCGATGGCAGAGGATGCTGTGCCGGGACAGCCGGATATGATGGCAGGGCTTGCGGATATGAGCAGGCGCGGGTTTTTCCTCGGAAATGTACGGGATGTACGGTTTCAGCAGGTAACGGTTGAGAACCACGAGGGGCCTGCTTTTTATATCGAAAATGGTGAGGATGTAGAGGTGCTGAACTGCCGCTCCAGGAACACTGCCAAGCCGGAAAAGCTGGTTGAGCAGGTGGAGGCAGTACAGGCGGAAGCGTAA
- a CDS encoding glycoside hydrolase family 88/105 protein, translated as MIGSLPATPIEWARKACDSLMDTYRAGELPPAHRWHYHQGVFLCGMELLWSASGEERYLTYIQEYVDDLVDGHGNLYFARDELDAVQAGLLLFTLHERTGLDKYKTAADKLRSLLRTVNRTAEGGYWHKDKYPYQMWLDGLYMAGVFSLKYAEAYGEPELRQAVLHQEQLMRKYMRDEATGLLYHAWDESRRMPWANPQTGCSPEFWSRSLGWYGLALSQFLELLPEEEPGRAELAAALGDFVQALIRYQDKESGLWYQVVDKGDEPDNWLETSGSCLFVYTIAKAVKLGLAVDEAKAAAAARIGYEGLIGVLQEDEQGRLILPDICIGTSAGDYENYVTRPKVSNDLHGVGALVMACVEMEALYTQADKGE; from the coding sequence ATGATAGGCAGTCTGCCGGCAACACCGATAGAATGGGCACGCAAGGCCTGTGATTCATTAATGGATACGTACCGGGCGGGAGAGCTTCCTCCTGCCCACCGCTGGCACTACCATCAGGGTGTATTCCTGTGCGGAATGGAGCTGCTGTGGTCAGCTTCGGGTGAAGAGCGTTACCTGACCTACATTCAGGAGTATGTAGATGATCTGGTCGATGGTCACGGTAATTTGTATTTTGCCCGTGATGAACTGGATGCAGTTCAGGCCGGACTGCTCCTATTCACACTGCATGAGCGGACGGGTCTGGACAAATACAAGACGGCCGCTGATAAACTGCGGAGTCTGCTGCGGACCGTCAACCGGACAGCCGAAGGCGGATATTGGCACAAGGACAAATATCCGTATCAGATGTGGCTTGACGGCCTGTACATGGCCGGGGTGTTCTCGCTGAAATATGCGGAGGCCTACGGCGAGCCGGAGCTGCGCCAGGCGGTGCTGCACCAGGAGCAGCTGATGCGCAAGTATATGAGGGATGAAGCTACGGGCCTGCTCTATCATGCCTGGGATGAGAGCAGACGCATGCCTTGGGCGAATCCGCAGACCGGCTGCTCCCCTGAGTTCTGGAGCCGTTCACTCGGCTGGTACGGGCTGGCACTATCGCAGTTTCTTGAGCTGCTGCCGGAGGAGGAGCCGGGGCGGGCAGAGCTTGCCGCTGCACTCGGCGATTTCGTGCAGGCGCTGATCCGCTATCAGGACAAGGAGAGCGGGCTCTGGTATCAGGTAGTCGATAAAGGCGATGAGCCGGATAACTGGCTGGAGACCTCAGGCTCATGCCTGTTCGTCTATACCATAGCCAAGGCGGTGAAGCTGGGCCTTGCGGTTGATGAGGCGAAGGCTGCGGCGGCTGCCCGGATAGGCTACGAAGGGCTGATTGGAGTGCTGCAGGAGGATGAGCAGGGACGGCTGATTCTGCCGGACATCTGCATCGGCACCTCGGCGGGGGACTACGAGAATTACGTAACCCGTCCGAAAGTAAGCAATGATCTTCACGGCGTTGGGGCGCTGGTGATGGCTTGTGTAGAGATGGAAGCTTTGTACACACAGGCTGATAAAGGGGAATAA
- a CDS encoding carbohydrate ABC transporter permease: protein MVEDRSLGGRVFAAVNFTLLALIALITVLPFVHVVAGSFTTSAEIAASKFVLIPKVWSLEAYKFIFSTDTIFKAMGVSIGVTLIGTLFSMFITALMAYGLSRRDLDGRNVVNFLVVFTMLFHGGMIPTFLVVKELGLIDSYAALILPSAISAFNMIILKNFFQNIPEGLEESAKIDGCNDFGILFRIVLPLSMPAIATISLFYAVTYWNTYMSAILYLDDSAKWPIQVLLRQIVVLASGMDHSATLDAAVPPPDQSIKMAVIVVATLPILMVYPFLQKHFAKGAMLGSMKG from the coding sequence ATGGTAGAGGACAGATCGCTGGGCGGCAGGGTGTTTGCCGCTGTTAACTTTACGCTGCTGGCGCTGATTGCGCTCATTACCGTGCTGCCGTTTGTGCATGTGGTGGCGGGCTCTTTTACGACAAGTGCGGAGATTGCGGCCAGCAAGTTTGTACTGATTCCGAAGGTATGGAGTCTGGAGGCGTATAAATTTATTTTTTCCACGGATACAATTTTTAAAGCAATGGGTGTCTCAATTGGCGTTACACTGATTGGTACGCTGTTCAGTATGTTCATCACGGCACTAATGGCTTACGGGCTCTCCAGAAGAGACCTTGACGGACGCAATGTGGTTAACTTTCTGGTTGTGTTCACGATGCTGTTCCATGGCGGGATGATTCCGACGTTCCTGGTGGTAAAAGAGCTGGGTCTGATCGATTCGTATGCGGCGCTTATCCTGCCGTCGGCGATCAGTGCGTTTAATATGATCATTCTCAAAAACTTTTTCCAGAACATCCCCGAAGGGCTTGAGGAATCAGCCAAAATCGACGGGTGCAACGACTTCGGCATCCTGTTCCGGATCGTGCTGCCGCTGTCCATGCCGGCCATTGCTACAATCTCCCTGTTCTACGCGGTAACTTACTGGAACACTTACATGAGTGCGATTCTCTATCTGGATGACAGCGCCAAATGGCCGATTCAGGTTCTGCTGCGGCAGATCGTTGTCCTGGCCAGCGGTATGGATCACAGTGCCACGCTGGATGCGGCCGTTCCGCCGCCGGACCAGTCCATCAAAATGGCGGTTATCGTAGTAGCGACACTGCCGATTCTGATGGTGTATCCGTTCCTGCAGAAGCATTTTGCTAAAGGGGCTATGCTTGGTTCAATGAAGGGTTAA